The Streptomyces sp. Alt3 genome has a segment encoding these proteins:
- a CDS encoding S1 family peptidase produces the protein MRIKRSTPRTGGITRRSRITAVTAGFVAVAALAVPAANADQSGTYSASQLSAAGSAVLRADVAGTAWNVDPATGRLLVTADSTVSQTEIDKIKKAAGTNAGALRIERTPGTLSRLISGGDPIYASGWRCSLGFNVRSGSTYYFLTAGHCTEGADTWWADAAHTTVLGTTEGSSFPVNDYGIVRYTNASVAKSGTVGNQDITSAADATLGMSVTRRGSTTGIHSGTVTGLGATVNYGGGDIVYGMIRTNVCAEPGDSGGPLHSGARAIGLTSGGSGNCSSGGTTFFQPVTEALNAYGVSVF, from the coding sequence GTGAGGATCAAGCGCAGCACCCCCCGCACCGGCGGCATCACGAGACGCAGCCGGATCACCGCCGTCACCGCAGGCTTCGTGGCCGTCGCCGCCCTCGCCGTACCCGCCGCCAACGCCGACCAGTCCGGTACCTACAGCGCGAGCCAGCTCAGCGCCGCGGGATCTGCCGTGCTCCGGGCCGACGTCGCCGGCACCGCCTGGAACGTCGACCCGGCGACCGGACGGCTCCTCGTCACAGCCGACAGCACCGTCTCGCAGACGGAGATCGACAAGATCAAGAAGGCCGCCGGTACCAACGCCGGCGCCCTGCGGATCGAACGCACCCCCGGGACGCTCAGCAGACTGATCTCGGGCGGCGACCCCATCTACGCCTCCGGCTGGCGCTGCTCCCTCGGGTTCAACGTCCGCAGCGGCAGCACCTACTACTTCCTGACGGCCGGTCACTGCACCGAAGGCGCCGACACCTGGTGGGCCGACGCGGCCCACACCACGGTCCTCGGCACCACCGAGGGATCCAGCTTCCCCGTCAACGACTACGGCATCGTCCGCTACACCAACGCCTCGGTCGCCAAGTCCGGCACGGTCGGCAACCAGGACATCACCAGCGCCGCCGACGCCACCCTCGGCATGTCCGTCACCCGGCGGGGCTCCACCACCGGCATCCACAGCGGCACCGTCACCGGCCTCGGCGCCACGGTCAACTACGGCGGCGGCGACATCGTCTACGGCATGATCCGCACCAACGTGTGCGCGGAACCCGGCGACTCCGGCGGCCCCCTCCACTCGGGCGCCCGGGCGATCGGTCTCACCTCGGGAGGCAGCGGCAACTGCAGCTCCGGAGGGACGACCTTCTTCCAGCCGGTCACCGAAGCGCTGAACGCGTACGGCGTCAGCGTGTTCTGA
- a CDS encoding DUF4231 domain-containing protein: MTAIPGPLQSMVFRSADLPELFHHTDAVAVARQREAVNTTRGQLVLLVLGTLPAALPWHAEVGSGIQLLHGIAVLAYLGVLIATCLASRRKAKSHWQLNRSAAEFIKSNCWRYAVHGSPFDSSVQHPEAVFASRLEEGLQELRKVGWRDPREEMADSGGGLITASMRELREKAFTVRKETYVRDRLIEQRRWYRRRMLVSRRGALVWSSTIAALTLPALVLAVLQTFGGAGSFALTGTFSAAAAACLAWNETRRHHPLVTAHSLVEEDLENMQAAMETTLTERQWAAAVFETERIVSPEHTDWLVRHRM, translated from the coding sequence ATGACGGCGATTCCAGGACCACTGCAGAGCATGGTCTTCAGGAGCGCTGATCTGCCCGAACTCTTCCACCACACCGACGCCGTCGCCGTCGCACGCCAGCGCGAGGCGGTCAACACCACCCGCGGCCAGCTGGTCCTGCTCGTCCTCGGCACCCTGCCCGCGGCCCTCCCCTGGCACGCCGAGGTCGGGTCGGGCATCCAACTCCTGCATGGTATCGCGGTGTTGGCCTATCTAGGTGTCCTGATCGCGACCTGCCTCGCCTCGCGGCGCAAAGCAAAGTCGCATTGGCAACTCAACCGTTCCGCAGCGGAGTTCATCAAGTCCAACTGCTGGCGCTACGCGGTCCACGGCTCCCCCTTCGACTCCTCCGTCCAGCACCCCGAGGCGGTGTTCGCCAGCCGGCTCGAGGAGGGGCTCCAGGAGTTACGGAAGGTCGGGTGGCGCGACCCCCGGGAGGAGATGGCCGACTCCGGCGGCGGTCTCATCACGGCGTCCATGCGGGAGTTGCGCGAGAAGGCGTTCACCGTACGCAAGGAGACCTACGTCCGGGACCGGCTGATAGAGCAGCGGCGGTGGTACCGCAGGCGCATGCTGGTCTCTCGTCGGGGGGCTCTCGTGTGGTCCAGCACCATCGCGGCGCTGACGCTCCCGGCCCTGGTCCTCGCCGTGCTGCAGACCTTCGGAGGTGCCGGGTCGTTCGCGCTCACGGGGACGTTCTCCGCCGCCGCGGCGGCCTGTCTCGCGTGGAACGAGACGCGTCGTCATCATCCTCTGGTGACCGCGCACTCCCTGGTCGAGGAGGACCTGGAGAACATGCAGGCAGCCATGGAGACCACCCTCACCGAGCGTCAGTGGGCGGCCGCCGTCTTCGAGACCGAGCGGATCGTCTCCCCCGAGCACACCGACTGGCTGGTCAGGCACCGGATGTGA
- the fxsA gene encoding FxSxx-COOH cyclophane-containing RiPP peptide, producing MKTYESTPDFAVAKRRVPLAKIEASGSAAARKMGRVLATAGGRPTGISTFNSSL from the coding sequence GTGAAGACCTACGAATCCACCCCTGACTTCGCTGTCGCGAAGCGTCGTGTGCCGCTTGCGAAGATCGAAGCATCCGGCAGTGCAGCAGCCAGGAAGATGGGCAGGGTGCTCGCGACGGCGGGCGGTCGCCCGACAGGGATCTCCACCTTCAACTCCTCGCTGTAG
- the fxsBH gene encoding radical SAM/SPASM protein FxsBH, inactivated beta-hydroxylase extension form, with the protein MTGPAVPFREIVLKVHSRCDLACDHCYVYEHADQSWRTRPKTVSDRVIARTAQRLAEHAKTHALPSVSVILHGGEPLLAGPARLRRVCEEFGSALSGVADLDLRIHTNGLQLSPRYLDLFDEFGVKVGISLDGDRAANDRHRRFADGRSSHPLVLKAVELLREDRYRHLNLGLLCTVDIENDPHAVLDALVALDPPLIDFLLPHATWDDPPPRPDGSPTAYAKWLLAVFDRWQEEGSPVPVRLFSSVLSTLSGGPSLTESLGLAPTDLVVVETDGQLEQVDSLKSAYEGAAATGFDVFEHSFDDVAAHPGVRARQLGLAGVSETCRRCPVVRSCGGGLYTHRYSSAGDFDNPSVYCADLEALVRGIDARTRAAIVSPALTERRELAAEQHDLTRTLLAGLHDALDGRGGARWDEAWGLAGVLESSGEGAAGLDHVLAHPYTRTWLLDVLEGLHAERPEAVGQALRLPAYVAAAAVRSGLDLEVPADYRDGRLFLPTIGELRLAGPGETGRARVRAVGGEFSVRREGGGEWIVPRGADSPGWLPVRYIVAGSAPGFALDDLDPYRDCFEAPAAPRLGGTDAEAWSRAVGRAWELLERGAPQQAAEAAGSLTTLTPLLAGRNAQRPHGYGTVGLVMTEDGEELAVSLLRGLRRTRLRALLDVTDLYALDGAWEYRLPWERNTKVPFSGLLAGTHERVGLSFLVPRFMDGVSEALDMMDSAAEPTVGGMRLLKSLRDEVRGVHGTSGMNVLMNAVDHEPVR; encoded by the coding sequence ATGACTGGCCCCGCGGTCCCGTTCCGCGAAATCGTTCTGAAGGTTCACAGCAGGTGTGACCTCGCCTGCGATCATTGCTATGTCTACGAACATGCGGATCAGAGCTGGAGAACCCGGCCCAAGACGGTTTCTGATCGCGTCATCGCCAGGACTGCCCAGCGCCTCGCTGAGCACGCAAAGACACACGCACTGCCCTCCGTGTCAGTGATCCTGCACGGAGGGGAGCCTCTGCTGGCGGGCCCCGCCCGCCTTCGCCGGGTCTGCGAGGAGTTCGGCTCCGCACTGTCGGGTGTGGCCGACCTCGACCTCCGGATCCACACCAACGGCCTTCAGCTCAGCCCCCGGTACCTGGACCTCTTCGACGAGTTCGGCGTCAAGGTGGGGATCTCCCTCGACGGCGACCGCGCGGCCAACGACCGCCACCGGCGTTTCGCCGACGGGCGCAGCAGCCATCCCCTCGTGCTCAAGGCTGTCGAGCTGCTCCGGGAGGACCGCTACCGCCACCTCAACCTCGGGCTCCTGTGCACCGTCGACATCGAGAACGATCCGCACGCGGTGCTGGACGCCCTGGTCGCGCTCGACCCCCCGCTCATCGACTTCCTCCTCCCGCACGCCACATGGGACGATCCGCCGCCCCGTCCCGACGGATCGCCCACGGCCTACGCGAAGTGGCTCCTCGCGGTGTTCGACCGCTGGCAGGAGGAAGGCAGCCCCGTGCCGGTGCGCCTGTTCTCCTCGGTGCTCTCGACGCTGAGCGGCGGCCCCAGCCTCACGGAGTCCCTCGGACTCGCCCCCACGGATCTGGTGGTCGTCGAGACGGACGGCCAGCTGGAGCAGGTCGACTCCCTCAAGAGCGCCTACGAGGGCGCGGCAGCCACCGGATTCGACGTCTTCGAGCACTCCTTCGACGATGTCGCCGCCCATCCCGGGGTCCGGGCGAGGCAGCTCGGCCTGGCCGGGGTCAGCGAGACGTGCCGCAGGTGCCCCGTCGTGCGCTCCTGCGGCGGAGGGCTCTACACGCATCGGTACAGCTCTGCGGGGGACTTCGACAATCCGTCCGTCTACTGCGCCGACCTCGAGGCGCTCGTCCGGGGTATCGACGCGCGCACCCGTGCGGCCATCGTGTCCCCGGCGTTGACCGAACGGCGTGAACTGGCCGCCGAGCAGCACGACCTGACCCGTACTCTCCTCGCCGGTCTCCACGATGCCCTGGACGGCCGTGGTGGTGCCCGGTGGGACGAGGCGTGGGGGCTCGCGGGCGTTCTGGAGTCCTCGGGAGAGGGCGCCGCCGGTCTCGATCACGTCCTGGCACACCCGTACACGCGTACCTGGCTGCTGGACGTTCTGGAGGGGCTGCACGCGGAGCGGCCCGAGGCGGTCGGCCAGGCCTTGCGTCTCCCGGCGTACGTGGCTGCCGCCGCGGTGCGCTCCGGCCTCGATCTGGAGGTGCCGGCGGACTACCGGGACGGCAGGCTCTTCCTCCCCACGATCGGCGAGCTCCGACTCGCGGGGCCCGGGGAGACCGGCCGGGCCCGGGTGCGTGCCGTCGGAGGGGAGTTCTCGGTCCGGCGGGAAGGCGGCGGTGAGTGGATCGTCCCGAGGGGGGCGGACAGTCCCGGCTGGCTCCCGGTGCGGTACATCGTCGCGGGGAGCGCGCCTGGGTTCGCCCTCGACGACCTGGACCCGTACCGGGACTGCTTCGAGGCGCCGGCCGCCCCGCGCCTGGGCGGGACGGACGCGGAAGCCTGGAGCCGGGCCGTCGGCAGGGCTTGGGAGCTGCTTGAGCGGGGTGCTCCGCAGCAGGCCGCGGAGGCCGCGGGGAGCCTGACCACGCTGACCCCGCTGCTCGCCGGTCGCAACGCGCAGCGTCCGCACGGCTACGGGACCGTCGGGCTCGTGATGACGGAGGACGGCGAGGAGCTCGCCGTCTCATTGCTGCGGGGTCTGCGACGGACGAGGCTGCGGGCCCTGCTCGACGTCACGGACCTTTACGCGTTGGACGGGGCCTGGGAGTATCGGCTGCCCTGGGAGCGGAATACAAAGGTCCCCTTTTCCGGTCTTCTGGCCGGCACACACGAACGTGTGGGACTTTCCTTTCTCGTCCCCCGATTCATGGACGGTGTGTCAGAGGCACTCGACATGATGGACTCGGCGGCCGAGCCGACCGTCGGAGGAATGCGGCTGCTGAAGTCCCTGCGCGACGAGGTGAGAGGTGTACATGGGACAAGTGGGATGAACGTCCTCATGAATGCCGTGGATCACGAACCTGTTCGATGA